The genomic interval GACGAAGGACCTGAAGCTGCACCATGCGACGATCACCATGGATCCCGCGACCCACAACCCCGTGGACAAGGATGGCGTGGTGCTGATCGCCAAGGAAGGCAAGGCTCGGTACTTCACGAAAATTAAGCCCCGGAATCCTGAATTCAATGCAGCAAAGGAAGGCCGGCAGGGACAAGTCTATGCGGAACGGCCTGAAAAAAGCCTGTTTCAGATGACTCTAGAGAAGGCTGAAAAGGGAGATCCGGTAGCGCAGTATGACCTGGGTGAACTCTATTTCACGGGTAACGGTGTGCCGGGAGACCTGGGCAAGTCTGTGGAATGGTATCGGAAAAGCGCGGACCAGGGACACACCAGGGCCCAATTCAACCTTGGGTGGATGTATGAAAACGGGCGGGGAGTCCCGGCGGATGAGGCAAAAGCGGCAGAATGGTACCGGAAGGCTGCGGATCAGGGTGACGGAAGGGCAAAAAAATCACTGGAAAGGCTTTTGGCGGCATCCGGGAAAACGGAACCCCAAAAGGAAGGGGTGAAAGAAGAAGCAGCGCCAGCTGTCAATGTTCCAAATGAAGAAGAAAAGAAAGAGGAAGCACCCCGGTTCAACAAGGCGGAAGTGCTGGAAACTCAAAGGCTCCTGAAACAGCTGGGGTTTGAAGTGGGTGCGGTTGACGGCCTGTACGGAAGCAGGACGCAGTTGGCCATCCAGACCTACCAGAGAAATAAGAAAATGGCCGTGGATGGATTGATTTCTGATGCAATGTTGAAGAGCCTCCGCAGATCAGTGGAGGAATTTCAAAAGAAGGCCGAAAAAGAGGCTCAGAAACAGCCTCCGGTTCAGGCCGTGAAACAACCTGAAACGCAAACGGCCGAAAACAAACCCCCGGTTTCCGCTGCTGAGAATCAAAAAACCGGCAAGGAACCTGCAATCGCAAAAGAACCTCCGGCTCAAGAACAGATATCGGAGTCTGAAGCGAAATTCCAGTATCAAATGGGAAAGATGCATCGCTATCGTGACGGGAAAAAAGAATTTGAAAGTTACCTCATTGCAGCTGAATACGGGCTTGCCGATGCCCAATGTGCCCTTGGCGATGTATATATGCACAATAATCTTCTCATTGACGGCAAGCAGGTTGCACCAAATTATAAGCTGGGTGTTCATTGGTATGAGAAGGCTGCGAATCAAGGTCATATCCAGGCACAATACAAATTAGGCTGGGCTTATGAATTTGGAATCGGAACTTATATGAATAAGCTAAAAGCTGCTGAATTCTATCGCATAGCTGCGGAAAAAAATCATCCTATTGCCCAGTATCGACTGGGGTATTTTTATACTAAAGGATTTGGTGTTCCGCGCAACGAGGAGGAAAGTCGAAAATGGTACATAAAGTCAGCCAAACAGGGATACACCCCGGCGAAGCAGTATTTAAAAGTAAATAAAATAAAATATTAGATTCTATAACTTTATCTAATCAGGGGAGTGAGATTATGGCAATCACAAGATGTCCGAACGGTCATTTCTATGATCCAGAAACGAACGACTCCTGTCCATGGTGTGCTGTTCCGGCGGGAAACTTTGATGGAACAAGGCGGGCTTTTCCTGAAACAGCTGCCGTTCCCGATCCGGGGGCTACCGTGAAAATAAACCCGCAAAACCAGCCAAAAGGGGCCCCCGGACAGAGTGCAATCGATGAAGGGCATACGGTGGCGGTTTTCAAGAAGAAAACCGGCATCGATCCCGTTGTCGGGTGGCTTGTCTGTATTGATGGCCCGGACCGGGGAAGGGATTACCGTATCCGCTCGGAAAAGAACGTTGTCGGCCGTTCGGATACCATGGATATTTGCATACGGGGGGACGAGACGATCTCCCGCAGCGACCACGCCTTTATTGTTCACGATCCGAAGAAAAATGTCTTCAGAATCCAGGCAGGATTGAGCCGGGGGCTGATCTATCTGAATGGAGAAGAAGTGATCGCCTCGGAAAAACTCAATGCATACGACCGCATTGAAATGGGGGAAAGCACGTTCCTGTTTGTTCCTTTCTGCGGGGAGAATTTCCAATGGGAAACAAAAAAAGATTCCTGACCTTCCGTACTTCCTTCGCGTGCTTCTTGTTTTTTCTTTTCCTGCTGTCTGGTGGCTGCAGTCCAGCCGCAGGGGCAGTACCGGTAACGCTGCGGGTAAGGCAGGCATTTCTTGAGTTTCCTTCACTGACGGTGTACGCCGACCTGTGGGATGAAGCGGGCAAAATGGCGGATCCCGGACCGGCGGGAAAAATAACCGCAACGGTGGGGAACCAGCCGGTACAGGTAAGCGCCTGGTCTCCTTTTTCCTCGCAGGAGGAGGGGATCACATCAGTTTTTCTTGTGGATATCTCCGGTTCGATCAAGCCGAAACGTTTCGACGAACTCAAGAAAACCATCGCGGCGATGATAGAGAAGATGAAACCCCTTGACCGCGCCGTAATCATTTCCTTTGGAGAGAAGGTGACAGTGGAGCAGGGCTTCACATCTGAGAAAAAATCCCTGCTCTACAGCCTCCAGAACCTGCAGGCGAAGGACAAGCGTACCCAGTTGAATCAGGGGCTCCTTCGGGGCCTGGAACTTGCGAGAACAAAAAAAGAAGACCTTCCCCGCCGGAGGATCATTATCCTCTGCAGCGACGGAATAGATGATATGCCCGGAGGGGCGACGACCGATGAAGTTCGCGAGGCATTGACTCTTGACCCGGTCCCTGTCTATTCCATATTTTTCGATGCCGACTCCATGAGCAAAGCATCGAGAGATGCGGCTTTCAAAGCCATTGGCGAATTCTCACGCAGGTCCGGAGGGCAGGTATTTGATGCAAAGTCATCTGCTTTTTCAGATGTGTTTAGCTCCATATCAGCTTCTCTGAACGAATCCCTTGTTCTGAAAATTGATCTCGGGGAAATGAAACCCGACGGCACGGCGAAGAGGGTTGAAATAGCCTACACCGACGGAGAAAAATCCCTTTATGACGGGATCACGGTCCGCCTCACGCCGCAGCAGGGCCAGGATGCGGAATCAGCACCAAAAGAACCGCTTTCAGCTGACGTTGCAGTGACCGGCAGCGAGCCCGCGGAAAACTGGCTGCAGCAATGGAAGTACCCTCTGGCTGCGGGGGCGGCACTTTTTCTCGGGGGACTGTTGTTCTTAATTATTCAAAAAAAGAAAAAGCAGGCCCTGGTGAAGGACCATGAGGTTAAGCCGCAGGAGAAAGCAACGGTTCAAATGCCGAGGGTTTCCCAGACGGTTTCCGTTCCTGCGGTCCCTTCAATGAAAATTGAGCTCATAGTGACAGGGACAACAGCCCCGGGGGATAAATTTACGGCGAATGTGAGCGACCGTCTGGTCCTGGGGAGGAATACCGGACAGCCTGTCCTTACCATTCCGGGAGACGGGACGATTTCGGGAAGACACTGTGAACTCATCTTTTCCCGGGGGAAACTGTTCGTTGCGGATCTTCAGTCAACCAACGGCACCATGGTAAACGGAGTTCCGGTCAGGGGAGAATTTCCTCTCAATGACGGCGACAGGCTGATGCTGGGCAAAACTGAGATGAGAGTCAAGATCGTTGGGATCGAATGAAAAGGAAACCTCTTCACAAACCGGGCATACTGTGAAGAGGTTTCTTCGTGAAAACTGAAAAGAAAGACTGCCATGAGAGGGCTTTCTACATGAAGCCCCGCATGTGGTCAATGGTCAGAAGCTCTGCCGGCACGGGACTTACGAAAATTTTCCTTTTAAAAGGAGCGAAATGAAAATGCATTACGCCGCTTTGATTGGGGGTCTCCTGGTTCTTGCAGGCTGTTTTCTTCCATGGATTTCTCTCGGAGGTATTCTTGTTGTCAGAGGTTTCGATACCGCTGAAGGCGCGGCTGCGATTGTTTTAGGCCTGTGTGCGGCTGCGGTTGCCAGTTATAATATTTCCAATAAAAGTGACAGACTAAGTCTGGCGTATCCAGTGTGTGGTATTTTCAGTCTGATCATCGGAGTCTACCACATCCTGGAGCTTCGCAGGAAAATAGGAATGATGGCGGAAGGTTTAAAGGCTGCAGAAAAATTCCTGGACATCAAGACTGCTATTATCGAGTACCTGAACATAATGGGCATGGGACTCTGGATCATCGGACTGGGAGGTCTTGTCCTGATAGGAGTTGGATTGTTCAATGCCTTTCCCACAATGAGACCAAAGTTTTTTTCTCCTTCCGTTCCCGGAAACAAGGATAACTATTCTGCCCCTTCTCCCCAGACGGTTCCGAAACGCCAGGCATTTTTATGCGGCATGACAGGGACCTATGCCGGCCAGCAGATTCCTGTCCCGGAAGAAGGGGTTGTTATCGGAAGAGACCCCTCCCAGTGCAGTCTTGTTCTCCATTCATCCTCCGTGTCAAGGCGGCATGCCAGGCTTTCCCAGGGGCCGACTCCCGAAAGCTGGATTCTGGAAGATCTCGGCTCGACAAACGGTACGTTTCTCCAGGAACGGTCGTCCTGGATACGCATTGCAGCGCCTGTAACTCTGACGATCTTCAGAAGATTCCGTGTTGGCGACGACGGCAATGAATTCGAGATCCGGTAGGCGGTTTCATAATGATTGTCTTTCCGGGAAACGCACAGCACATCGGGACTCGCAGCGAACAGCAGGATGCTTTTGGAATCAGCGAAATCGGTGATAGTGAGTTTCTGTCCCATGGAGGCGTACTCGCGGTCGTCGCTGACGGAATGGGGGGGCTTGCAGAAGGCGGCAAGGCTTCCAGGCTCGCGATTAAAACCTTCCTGGAAGCCTATTTGAAGAAGACAGCCGGCGAACCCATCGGGGATGCCCTCGAACGCTCCATGATTGAAACGAATGATGCCGTGTATTCCCTGGCGGTTGAGCTGGGGGAGAAGGGCAACTTCGGAACGACGCTGATAGCCGCAGTCGTGCATGAAAGTGGAATGTACTGGATATACGCCGGGGACAGCCGCATCTATCTCACCGACGGGCAGGCGCTGACCCGGCTGACTGAAGACCATGTGTACGGGAGAAAGCTCAAAAAGGCCGCCGAAAAGGGCCTGATAGAATATGACATGGTGCTTTCTCACCCTGCCAGGGAATCCCTGACGAGCTATATCGGGGATCAATCCGTCAATGAAATAGGAAAGGGCTTTCATTCTGCCCCCCTGCCGGAAAACTTCTCTCTCCTTCTTTGCACGGACGGGCTGTTTAAATTTTTGCCCGAAAAAAGAATCATCGAATGTTATTCCGACGATCCCCGGGAATGGACCCAAAAACTGGTGGATGCAGTCCTGGAAGAGCAGAACCCTTCACAGGACAACATAACCGCCGTCTGCCTGAAGATCGGAGAACCTCAGATAAGGACGCGGGAAGTGAAGGTTGCTCCTTCCAAAAAGAGAAGAACAAAGCTCATAGGGGCCGTTCTACTTCTTGGGTTCGCTATGGCTGCCTGTCTTGGTATTTACTGGAAAGTCAGCCGCAGTGATTCACCCGCAGTGTTAGATCAGGATGCCGCTTCCCAGACCGTTGTTTCAGGAGATGTTCTCCCGGATGCCGGTCATCAGGCGGACGGGAACGGAAACCTCTCGGGAATAATGACGTCCGGGGATATTCCTGCCTCAAAGGATATTATCCTTGCAGTTCCTGTAAAAGAGGATGGAGGGAAGAAGATTGAA from Aminivibrio pyruvatiphilus carries:
- a CDS encoding FHA domain-containing protein, producing the protein MHYAALIGGLLVLAGCFLPWISLGGILVVRGFDTAEGAAAIVLGLCAAAVASYNISNKSDRLSLAYPVCGIFSLIIGVYHILELRRKIGMMAEGLKAAEKFLDIKTAIIEYLNIMGMGLWIIGLGGLVLIGVGLFNAFPTMRPKFFSPSVPGNKDNYSAPSPQTVPKRQAFLCGMTGTYAGQQIPVPEEGVVIGRDPSQCSLVLHSSSVSRRHARLSQGPTPESWILEDLGSTNGTFLQERSSWIRIAAPVTLTIFRRFRVGDDGNEFEIR
- a CDS encoding peptidoglycan-binding protein, giving the protein TKDLKLHHATITMDPATHNPVDKDGVVLIAKEGKARYFTKIKPRNPEFNAAKEGRQGQVYAERPEKSLFQMTLEKAEKGDPVAQYDLGELYFTGNGVPGDLGKSVEWYRKSADQGHTRAQFNLGWMYENGRGVPADEAKAAEWYRKAADQGDGRAKKSLERLLAASGKTEPQKEGVKEEAAPAVNVPNEEEKKEEAPRFNKAEVLETQRLLKQLGFEVGAVDGLYGSRTQLAIQTYQRNKKMAVDGLISDAMLKSLRRSVEEFQKKAEKEAQKQPPVQAVKQPETQTAENKPPVSAAENQKTGKEPAIAKEPPAQEQISESEAKFQYQMGKMHRYRDGKKEFESYLIAAEYGLADAQCALGDVYMHNNLLIDGKQVAPNYKLGVHWYEKAANQGHIQAQYKLGWAYEFGIGTYMNKLKAAEFYRIAAEKNHPIAQYRLGYFYTKGFGVPRNEEESRKWYIKSAKQGYTPAKQYLKVNKIKY
- a CDS encoding PP2C family protein-serine/threonine phosphatase, with amino-acid sequence MIVFPGNAQHIGTRSEQQDAFGISEIGDSEFLSHGGVLAVVADGMGGLAEGGKASRLAIKTFLEAYLKKTAGEPIGDALERSMIETNDAVYSLAVELGEKGNFGTTLIAAVVHESGMYWIYAGDSRIYLTDGQALTRLTEDHVYGRKLKKAAEKGLIEYDMVLSHPARESLTSYIGDQSVNEIGKGFHSAPLPENFSLLLCTDGLFKFLPEKRIIECYSDDPREWTQKLVDAVLEEQNPSQDNITAVCLKIGEPQIRTREVKVAPSKKRRTKLIGAVLLLGFAMAACLGIYWKVSRSDSPAVLDQDAASQTVVSGDVLPDAGHQADGNGNLSGIMTSGDIPASKDIILAVPVKEDGGKKIEAVPKKGKKK
- a CDS encoding FHA domain-containing protein, which gives rise to MAITRCPNGHFYDPETNDSCPWCAVPAGNFDGTRRAFPETAAVPDPGATVKINPQNQPKGAPGQSAIDEGHTVAVFKKKTGIDPVVGWLVCIDGPDRGRDYRIRSEKNVVGRSDTMDICIRGDETISRSDHAFIVHDPKKNVFRIQAGLSRGLIYLNGEEVIASEKLNAYDRIEMGESTFLFVPFCGENFQWETKKDS
- a CDS encoding VWA domain-containing protein; this translates as MADPGPAGKITATVGNQPVQVSAWSPFSSQEEGITSVFLVDISGSIKPKRFDELKKTIAAMIEKMKPLDRAVIISFGEKVTVEQGFTSEKKSLLYSLQNLQAKDKRTQLNQGLLRGLELARTKKEDLPRRRIIILCSDGIDDMPGGATTDEVREALTLDPVPVYSIFFDADSMSKASRDAAFKAIGEFSRRSGGQVFDAKSSAFSDVFSSISASLNESLVLKIDLGEMKPDGTAKRVEIAYTDGEKSLYDGITVRLTPQQGQDAESAPKEPLSADVAVTGSEPAENWLQQWKYPLAAGAALFLGGLLFLIIQKKKKQALVKDHEVKPQEKATVQMPRVSQTVSVPAVPSMKIELIVTGTTAPGDKFTANVSDRLVLGRNTGQPVLTIPGDGTISGRHCELIFSRGKLFVADLQSTNGTMVNGVPVRGEFPLNDGDRLMLGKTEMRVKIVGIE